The following are encoded together in the Camelina sativa cultivar DH55 unplaced genomic scaffold, Cs unpScaffold00506, whole genome shotgun sequence genome:
- the LOC104773250 gene encoding membrane-associated progesterone-binding protein 4-like isoform X2 codes for MMIPAKRFLLSPFVGVTMTVGLVALYFRSFLKAPHHQYNQRLFSAEELALYNGTDVTLPILLGILGSVFDVTKGKSHYGSGGGYNHFAGRDASRAFVSGNFTGDGLTDSLHGLSSSEVKSIVDWRGFYSRTYIPVGKLVGRYYDSQGNPTKHLKGAEAKASRGAQLMEKQKTEEAKQPSCNSRWSQDEGGEVWCDVGVPRLVQRPLEIAITGSMSKRCACFEEDQLDQSGLEIYKDCEPLAKTCRV; via the exons ATGATGATTCCGGCGAAGAGATTTCTGTTATCTCCGTTTGTTGGCGTAACGATGACCGTGGGTCTCGTCGCTCTCTACTTCAGATCTTTCCTCAAGGCTCCACACCACCAATATAACCAA AGGTTATTCTCTGCTGAAGAGTTGGCATTGTATAATGGCACTGATGTAACGTTACCTATACTCTTAGGGATTCTTGG ATCTGTGTTTGATGTGACGAAAGGAAAATCTCATTACGGTAGTGGAGGAGGTTACAACCATTTTGCTGGAAG AGACGCTTCTCGTGCTTTTGTTTCTGGGAACTTTACAG GAGATGGACTTACAGATTCGTTACATGGGTTATCTAGCAGTGAG GTGAAGAGCATTGTTGACTGGCGAGGTTTCTACTCCAGGACCTACAT TCCTGTTGGGAAGCTTGTTGGGCGGTACTACGATAGCCAAggaaatccaacaaaacatctaaAAGGAGCTGAAGCAAAAGCCTCCAGAGGTGCACAACTTATGGAGAAACAGAAGACCGAGGAAGCCAAGCAACCGAGTTGCAA CTCACGATGGAGTCAAGATGAAGGTGGAGAG GTTTGGTGTGATGTTGGGGTGCCAAGATTAGTACAAAGACCTTTAGAGATAGCAATAACGGGTTCAATGAGCAAACGTTGTGCTTGTTTTGAGGAAGACCAACTTGATCAGTCTGGATTGGAGATCTATAAAGACTGCGAGCCTCTTGCCAAGACTTGCAGGGTTTAA
- the LOC104773250 gene encoding membrane-associated progesterone-binding protein 4-like isoform X1, which translates to MMIPAKRFLLSPFVGVTMTVGLVALYFRSFLKAPHHQYNQRLFSAEELALYNGTDVTLPILLGILGSVFDVTKGKSHYGSGGGYNHFAGRDASRAFVSGNFTGDGLTDSLHGLSSSEVKSIVDWRGFYSRTYIPVGKLVGRYYDSQGNPTKHLKGAEAKASRGAQLMEKQKTEEAKQPSCNSRWSQDEGGEVWCDVGVPRLVQRPLEIAITGSMSKRCACFEEDQLDQSGLEIYKDCEPLAKTCRV; encoded by the exons ATGATGATTCCGGCGAAGAGATTTCTGTTATCTCCGTTTGTTGGCGTAACGATGACCGTGGGTCTCGTCGCTCTCTACTTCAGATCTTTCCTCAAGGCTCCACACCACCAATATAACCAA AGGTTATTCTCTGCTGAAGAGTTGGCATTGTATAATGGCACTGATGTAACGTTACCTATACTCTTAGGGATTCTTGG ATCTGTGTTTGATGTGACGAAAGGAAAATCTCATTACGGTAGTGGAGGAGGTTACAACCATTTTGCTGGAAG AGACGCTTCTCGTGCTTTTGTTTCTGGGAACTTTACAG GAGATGGACTTACAGATTCGTTACATGGGTTATCTAGCAGTGAG GTGAAGAGCATTGTTGACTGGCGAGGTTTCTACTCCAGGACCTACAT TCCTGTTGGGAAGCTTGTTGGGCGGTACTACGATAGCCAAggaaatccaacaaaacatctaaAAGGAGCTGAAGCAAAAGCCTCCAGAGGTGCACAACTTATGGAGAAACAGAAGACCGAGGAAGCCAAGCAACCGAGTTGCAACTCACGATGGAGTCAAGATGAAGGTGGAGAG GTTTGGTGTGATGTTGGGGTGCCAAGATTAGTACAAAGACCTTTAGAGATAGCAATAACGGGTTCAATGAGCAAACGTTGTGCTTGTTTTGAGGAAGACCAACTTGATCAGTCTGGATTGGAGATCTATAAAGACTGCGAGCCTCTTGCCAAGACTTGCAGGGTTTAA